One Methanobacterium formicicum DSM 3637 genomic window, TGGATTGAACTGTGAGTAGAGTATACAGTGAAGGTATGCATATAAGTACTATCAACACCATTATGACCATTGGGTTATTTTTAACGACCCTTAAATCATTTTTGAAGATTTTAATTGCCTTTTTTATCATTAGAACTCCCCTTACAGATAATAAATTTTTTTAAACGTCTAATTCATTCAATAATATTAGTAGTTTTATCCATAACTACCATTACTAGGAGTGATGACTATATAAATTTTACGTTAAGTAGTTTTTAACATAACTACCAATGCCATAGTTGAAAAAAGCCCCATAAAAACAAAAATAGTGATAGTAGCACCACCCCCTTAAGAATTGAATTCATGAAAAATAAGGAAATAGGAAAGTTCAAAAAAAGGTTTAATAAGGAAAAGGGATTTGATTAAAAAATATTGAAAATTAAAGAGATTTCAATACTTTAGAACTGCAATTTAACATTATAAACTAAAAATCCATAGTGAGAACTTAAATTCAATAGTAAGAACAAAAATCCAATAGTAAGAATTGAAATTTAATATTGAAAAAGACATTAAAATAGCAATACTAAATTTTATTTATTTTCATTTCTGGGGTGTGTTCCCATACTGCACCAAATATCAAATTAACCATGTTAATTAAATATGGATTTTTAGAAGTTACCCCTGATTTTGTATTTTCAGGGAATGCCGGCACGTACATCATTTCTTCATCATCGATTAAAACCAGCGTAAACTCGGAATATTGTTCTGAAGGCAGTGTATTTTTTTTTTCAAAATACTCAGAAAGACTGCCAAAATCTGAGATATCCAGTTTATAACCATTGTGCACCGCTATATTCTTCAGATCAAGACGATTCAAAGATATATCATCTCCAAAAAACATTAACTGGATCTCCAGATCAGGATCACTGACAAAATCAAGATAATTTAAGTAGTTTGAAGGTAGTATTAGCTTCATTGATGTGTGAGCCTTGCGTATTAACTCTTCCAAACTGTGTTCCACGTTATTTTCACCAAAAAGAGTCCATATAATATTTGGATTTTCAGTTTCAACTACGTTTTCTTCCAGATACTCCAGTTCGCTTAAAGCAGTTTTTTCTGCATTTTCATGAACTTCAGAAAGGTGTTTGATGGCTATCTTAGGGGAAACAGCCCGGTAAATAGCTGGTTTTGAACTGACTAACATGACCAATCCTTTATCCATTAAACCTTTCAAACTTTGATATACACTGGGTTTAGGCATTCCCAAATATTCATAAATCTTTTTGGCTTCTGCGCGGTCAAATAATACCAGCACAGAGTATACCTTGGCCTCGTACTCAGTAAGCCCCATGATCTTTAAGGACTCAACCAGGTTGTTTGATATTTCAGTCATGTTTAGGGATCCATCTAATTTTGCAACATTTAATATCGTAATTACGAATCAATTTACTTCTTTAGATGTTGAAGCTGCATGTATGATCTTATTGAACAGTATATCTTAATATTCATTTCTAATATCCGGTTGACTTTTAATATCCAATTGACAAATCTATAGTTGACAATATCTATTCTTTCAGGATGTATTCCATATTAAAAGCTCCCTTTTTCCACCCAGGGAGAGATATAATTCTTTCCTTAAATTTTCTAAAACCAAACCTTTCATAAAGCCGTAAAGCACCCTCATTTTCAATATCAACATCCAGTACTGCTCTTTTAGATCCTTTTTCCCTGGCCAGCTTTATTCCTTCTTCCAGAATAAATGAACCTATTCCCTGCCCCCTGAAGTGTTCATCCACTGCCACTATGGCGTAATAAAAGTCATCCTTCTCCAGACGAGATAAGAAAATGCTGTCAACTAATTCAATCATTAAGAATCTTAAAGAATCCAGGATGCTAAAATTATGTAAGAGAACCTTTAATTCCTGCATAGTTCCCCTCTTATCCCCAGCAGAATACACCATAACTCCCATGATCTGGTGGTTGTCATTGGTTACCACGTAGATCTGCTGGTATCCCAGGTTGTTATCCCCTGTACTGACCAGCTTCCCCAATTTCTGCGAGGCATTCTCCTTGTTACCAAAGAAAAAATCAAAAGTTTCAGCATCAGCTTCATAAATAATTTCAGACACATGGACGGAGTTGTGCTTATTTTTATCCATTTTTTTAAAGTACATTTATTATTTAGCTCCTTAAATATCTTGAATTGTCTAAAATAGAGTTTGAATAAATTTTGGTAAAACAGATATTAATAATTCCCGGTTAATTAAACCTTGTTGCTCATCACTATCAATATTTATCAAGTATTTACACTTGAAATATATGGCTAAATAAACAGTATAGTATTACTTCGATGTATATCATCACATGTTATGTCATTCATACCAAGTAACCCCTGTCAAATAAATCCAATGAATCCAGGTCAAATTAATATCCATGTCAAATTAATCCATAATTTCACCAAATTTTTTCACTTGCAATGTAGGCCGGAGTTAGAGAATGAGTATGAACATATGTACCCACCATCACCGGTTACGTGTCCCCCATTATTATAGTCAGATCAGGGTTTTAATGACAAATAACGGATGAATTTGCGGGCATTAGATTTAACAAATTATATACCCTGATTCATATAAATTAAAAATCGTATGGAAACCAAAAGAATGGTGCTCCTGGACATTGATTACATCACCCGGGACGATAAAGCAGTGGTAAGGCTCTTCGGAAGAGAAAAAAACGATCCGACTGGAAATTCTATCATAGTACTGGATAAAGGATTCAAACCCTACATATACGTGGTGCCACATGACCTGGATCCCTGCCGGGAGCAACTGGAAGAATTAGACGTTCTTAATGTAGAAAAAGTTGAAATGAAAGATTTAGGACGGGAAAAAGAATTTTTGAAAGTCACACTAAAACATCCTCAGGATGTTCCTAAATTAAGAGATACAATAAGAGATTTATCCCAGGTTGAAGACATCAGAGAGCATGATATCCCCTTTTACCGCCGATATCTCATTGATAAGGGATTGTTCCCCATGGGGGAGGTGGAAGTGGAAGTTGAGACCGCATCACCTGAAATGAATTGTGTTTCCTCAGATAAAGGTGCTTCTATTGTGGAGTTAAAAGGCCAAATTCGACCAGTTAACTCTGATTTTCCAGAACTTAAAATTCTCAGCCTGGATATTGAGGTTTACAATCCCAAGGGCATGCCTAATGCAGAAGATGACCCTATCATCATGATCAGTCTCTCCAGTAACCAGGGATTGCGAATGGTGATTTCCACTGCAGAATCCCCCCTGGATTTTGCTGAAACTGTAGAAGACGAGGCAGCCATGATACAGAAATTTGTGGAAATTGTGGAAGATGAAAATCCCGATATTCTCATAGGTTACAACTCTGACAACTTTGATTTCCCCTATATCAAGGACAGGGCAGCTATCCTAGATATTCCCCTGAACCTGGGTACCGATGGTTCCTGTCTTAAATTTATGAAAAGAGGGTTTACCAACGCTGCCCTGGTAAAGGGCAGAATCCATCTGGATCTTTACCTCATCATGCGCCGTTACCTCCAACTGGATCGTTACACCCTGGAAAGAGTTTATCTGGAGC contains:
- a CDS encoding TrmB family transcriptional regulator; the protein is MTEISNNLVESLKIMGLTEYEAKVYSVLVLFDRAEAKKIYEYLGMPKPSVYQSLKGLMDKGLVMLVSSKPAIYRAVSPKIAIKHLSEVHENAEKTALSELEYLEENVVETENPNIIWTLFGENNVEHSLEELIRKAHTSMKLILPSNYLNYLDFVSDPDLEIQLMFFGDDISLNRLDLKNIAVHNGYKLDISDFGSLSEYFEKKNTLPSEQYSEFTLVLIDDEEMMYVPAFPENTKSGVTSKNPYLINMVNLIFGAVWEHTPEMKINKI
- a CDS encoding N-acetyltransferase; its protein translation is MYFKKMDKNKHNSVHVSEIIYEADAETFDFFFGNKENASQKLGKLVSTGDNNLGYQQIYVVTNDNHQIMGVMVYSAGDKRGTMQELKVLLHNFSILDSLRFLMIELVDSIFLSRLEKDDFYYAIVAVDEHFRGQGIGSFILEEGIKLAREKGSKRAVLDVDIENEGALRLYERFGFRKFKERIISLPGWKKGAFNMEYILKE
- a CDS encoding DNA-directed DNA polymerase, giving the protein METKRMVLLDIDYITRDDKAVVRLFGREKNDPTGNSIIVLDKGFKPYIYVVPHDLDPCREQLEELDVLNVEKVEMKDLGREKEFLKVTLKHPQDVPKLRDTIRDLSQVEDIREHDIPFYRRYLIDKGLFPMGEVEVEVETASPEMNCVSSDKGASIVELKGQIRPVNSDFPELKILSLDIEVYNPKGMPNAEDDPIIMISLSSNQGLRMVISTAESPLDFAETVEDEAAMIQKFVEIVEDENPDILIGYNSDNFDFPYIKDRAAILDIPLNLGTDGSCLKFMKRGFTNAALVKGRIHLDLYLIMRRYLQLDRYTLERVYLELFGQEKYDIPGDEIHQYWSDGGERLEKLFRYSLDDAVAVTEIAEKMIPLTLELTRIVGQPFFDVARMTTGQQVEWYLIRKANEQGEVVPNKPSASQYSNRRGKRASGGYVKDPVKGLHENIVYFDFRSLYPSIIISKNVSPDTLVDECNPEKCHISPEGGYMFLKEPPGFVPSIIGNILTERVRLKTLMKESTDDEEKKILNVQQEALKRLANSMYGVYGYSRFRWYRLECADAITAWGRDYIKKTMEKSEKFGFKPVYADTDGFYAVYEGEVSD